A stretch of the Paludisphaera rhizosphaerae genome encodes the following:
- a CDS encoding BUD32 family EKC/KEOPS complex subunit: MDDQGWLLLPFWPGRLAADHCADALVPVEERLRALSAVVHALHELHGTLGPDGPLCHGDATLRNVVHDPESSSARWIDFDTVHEPAEITERQADDVRAVLYSALGVLWDAPVGTILDTVQAGYRNPGIWQHLRDRLRDGPIHAGPFHMAQAAPSAARRREMERRIISGG, translated from the coding sequence GTGGACGACCAAGGATGGCTGCTCTTGCCCTTCTGGCCGGGCCGACTGGCCGCCGATCACTGCGCTGACGCCTTGGTTCCCGTGGAGGAACGGCTGCGTGCGCTCTCGGCTGTGGTCCACGCCCTACACGAATTGCATGGTACGCTCGGACCGGACGGGCCTCTCTGCCACGGCGACGCCACACTCCGCAACGTCGTCCACGACCCGGAATCCTCGAGCGCCCGATGGATCGACTTCGACACCGTCCATGAGCCCGCGGAGATCACCGAGCGTCAGGCCGACGACGTCCGCGCGGTCCTTTACTCGGCGCTCGGAGTGCTGTGGGATGCCCCGGTCGGGACGATCCTCGACACCGTTCAGGCCGGGTACAGGAACCCAGGCATCTGGCAGCATCTCCGAGATCGCTTACGAGACGGCCCCATCCACGCGGGACCCTTTCATATGGCTCAGGCCGCACCGTCGGCGGCCCGCCGACGTGAGATGGAACGTCGCATCATCTCCGGGGGATGA
- the pstC gene encoding phosphate ABC transporter permease subunit PstC: protein MPPDRSSPAEPTTLRETPSPDDPWGGQSRFALFAEVVAPVALGFCGAVTILTTLGILLVLLVQSVEFFLHAKISVADFLLGSVLKPEATPPKFGILPLVWGTFVIALGSSCIALPIGLMSAIYLSEYAPRMVRSILKPTLELLAGVPTIVYGYLALLMVTPLLKALLEPLGLRVEQFNALSACIVVGVMIVPLVSSLSEDVLSAVPQGLREAAYGLGATKFEVSTRIVLPAGLSGVFASFILAISRAVGETMAVVLAAGMIPQIRLNPLTSVETMTTYIVQVVGGEASYGSSKYLSLFAVGLALFGITLTLNILSNMVLRRYREVYQ, encoded by the coding sequence ATGCCTCCCGACCGTTCCTCTCCGGCCGAGCCTACGACGCTTCGCGAGACGCCCTCCCCCGACGATCCCTGGGGAGGGCAGTCCCGGTTCGCCCTGTTCGCCGAGGTCGTTGCGCCGGTCGCTCTGGGCTTCTGCGGCGCGGTCACCATCCTGACGACCCTGGGCATTCTGCTGGTCCTGCTGGTGCAGAGCGTCGAGTTCTTCCTCCACGCGAAAATCAGCGTCGCCGACTTCCTGCTGGGCTCCGTCCTGAAGCCTGAGGCCACGCCGCCGAAATTCGGCATCTTGCCGCTGGTCTGGGGGACGTTCGTCATCGCCCTGGGGTCTTCGTGCATCGCGCTGCCGATCGGCCTGATGAGCGCGATCTACCTCAGTGAATACGCCCCGCGGATGGTGCGAAGCATCCTCAAGCCGACGCTCGAACTCCTGGCCGGCGTGCCGACGATCGTCTACGGCTATCTGGCTCTGCTGATGGTTACGCCCTTGCTCAAGGCCCTTCTGGAACCGCTGGGCCTGCGAGTGGAGCAATTCAACGCCCTCTCGGCCTGCATCGTCGTGGGCGTGATGATCGTTCCGCTGGTCTCGTCCCTGAGCGAGGACGTACTCTCGGCGGTTCCTCAGGGACTTCGCGAAGCCGCCTATGGACTGGGAGCGACGAAGTTCGAGGTCTCGACGCGGATCGTGCTGCCGGCGGGGCTCTCGGGGGTGTTCGCGTCCTTTATCCTGGCGATCAGCCGGGCCGTCGGCGAGACGATGGCCGTCGTGCTTGCGGCGGGGATGATTCCTCAGATCAGGCTCAATCCCCTGACTTCGGTCGAGACGATGACCACCTACATCGTTCAGGTCGTCGGGGGCGAGGCCTCTTACGGGTCGTCGAAATACCTGTCGCTCTTTGCCGTGGGGCTGGCCCTGTTCGGAATCACGCTGACGCTGAACATCCTCTCCAACATGGTTCTCAGGCGCTATCGCGAGGTCTATCAATGA
- the pstA gene encoding phosphate ABC transporter permease PstA, protein MSVAPADKFRPHRRLRRWLGPAFGAACLLATLTGVIVLTALMAAILAAALSGPPHAPWYDVASNARELASLLRRLLANRPSSNPAIAGYHVGVIGSLWLLGLVAVVGIPVGISAGVFLEEYMPAGRTRRMIQTNIANLAGVPSVVYGILGLSLFVRAFGMKGLALGPSLLAGVLTLSLLILPTIVITTQEALRTVPPSLRQAALALGATRWQVISGHVVPAALPGILTGTILGLSRAIGETAPLLLVGAAGSLLRAPRGPLDRYTALPVEIYNYAKEPDRAFQAVAGGGILILVAILLSMNAVAILIRNRFRRRR, encoded by the coding sequence ATGAGCGTGGCGCCTGCCGACAAGTTCCGGCCGCACCGCCGGCTCCGGAGATGGCTGGGCCCCGCCTTCGGCGCGGCTTGCCTGCTGGCGACCCTCACCGGCGTCATCGTGCTGACCGCCTTGATGGCGGCAATCCTCGCCGCGGCTCTTTCGGGACCTCCCCACGCTCCGTGGTACGACGTAGCGTCGAACGCCCGCGAACTCGCCTCGCTTCTCCGTCGGCTGCTGGCCAATCGACCTTCGAGCAACCCGGCGATCGCGGGGTATCACGTCGGGGTCATCGGCAGCCTGTGGCTGCTAGGGCTTGTCGCCGTGGTCGGCATTCCCGTGGGCATCAGCGCGGGGGTCTTCCTGGAAGAATACATGCCGGCGGGTCGAACTCGCCGGATGATTCAGACGAACATCGCCAACCTGGCGGGTGTTCCTTCGGTCGTGTACGGGATCCTGGGGCTCTCGCTGTTCGTCCGAGCCTTCGGTATGAAGGGACTGGCCCTCGGGCCGAGCCTGCTGGCGGGCGTTTTGACGCTTTCTCTTCTGATTCTGCCAACGATCGTCATCACCACCCAGGAGGCTCTCCGGACAGTGCCGCCGTCGCTCCGACAGGCCGCGCTGGCGCTGGGGGCCACGCGATGGCAGGTGATCAGCGGCCACGTCGTTCCGGCCGCGCTGCCGGGGATTCTGACGGGGACCATCCTGGGGCTCTCACGGGCCATCGGCGAGACGGCGCCGCTGCTGCTGGTCGGCGCGGCAGGCTCGCTGCTGCGGGCGCCCCGAGGTCCGCTCGACCGATATACGGCGCTCCCTGTCGAAATCTACAACTACGCCAAGGAGCCGGACCGGGCGTTCCAGGCGGTCGCCGGCGGCGGTATCCTGATCCTGGTGGCCATTCTGCTTTCGATGAACGCCGTGGCCATTCTGATTCGCAACCGCTTCCGACGCCGCCGATGA
- a CDS encoding class I SAM-dependent methyltransferase — protein sequence MPSGRRAAAGGGANADPVLGNRGDVVTLSARRLFNRLLERRGERLAQRLAPYLPRGGRLLDIGSGTGHNAEALVRVVGGSCLQADVVDFHVGGEEPILFDGRVLPLADGAVDVCLLIHVLSYTDDPSAILREAARVANRRVIVVQTTYRGAFGRALLRGRGWIQGPAAFRLCRAIGLVPAVKNSMESRRVFTRSEVRAIAEEAGLRVDRLESETDAAMWISRDLLILSTGSRFQ from the coding sequence GTGCCTTCGGGTCGTCGAGCGGCTGCTGGCGGAGGGGCGAACGCCGACCCTGTTCTCGGAAATCGTGGGGACGTCGTGACGCTGTCGGCTCGTCGACTTTTCAATCGCCTACTGGAACGTCGGGGAGAACGTCTGGCCCAACGACTGGCGCCGTACCTGCCCCGAGGCGGGCGACTCCTCGATATTGGTTCAGGAACAGGCCATAACGCCGAAGCGTTGGTTCGGGTCGTCGGAGGGAGTTGCCTTCAGGCGGACGTCGTCGACTTCCACGTCGGCGGAGAAGAGCCGATTCTCTTCGATGGGAGAGTTCTCCCGCTGGCGGACGGGGCCGTCGACGTCTGCCTGCTGATTCACGTTCTCAGCTACACAGATGATCCTTCGGCGATCCTGCGTGAAGCCGCGCGCGTGGCGAACAGGCGAGTGATCGTGGTCCAAACCACCTATCGAGGAGCGTTCGGAAGGGCGCTTCTTCGAGGACGGGGCTGGATCCAGGGGCCGGCCGCCTTTAGGCTCTGCCGGGCGATCGGCCTCGTTCCGGCTGTGAAAAACTCGATGGAGTCGCGACGAGTTTTCACGCGATCGGAAGTTCGGGCGATCGCCGAGGAGGCCGGGCTGCGTGTGGACCGCTTGGAGTCGGAGACTGACGCGGCAATGTGGATCAGTCGAGACCTCCTGATTCTCAGCACGGGTTCCCGTTTCCAATGA
- a CDS encoding M20 metallopeptidase family protein: MSDWRSILDRAIESRTERMRNVRRSLHANPELSREEYQTTRFLADRLAETGIPFSIVPSRRGILAGTLHEAQGPLVAFRADIDALPIPDAKDVSYHSTRDGVMHACGHDAHTAMALAAAEALWDCRGALPASCSWRAVFQPAEEVGEGAYEMVAAGAMVGVKAITALHVDPERQVGRVGCRSHELTAFCHDLNVTVRGVGGHAARPHLSRDPLLAAAQFITTVYQSIPRSVDSRDPTVVTFGAIQAGSSCNVIPEEVVLKGTIRTLSRPASQRVAERLQQIADGLGAATETQFELSLNNSTDGVYNDPEVTAVCRRAAVEVVGAENLDEIRFPSMGGEDFSGYLTQAPGCLLRLGTAGPDAPVHHLHSPSFDIDEHALVFGAKILARSTVLMADRFAGIGEPRRDS; this comes from the coding sequence ATGTCCGACTGGCGATCGATCCTGGATCGCGCGATCGAATCCCGAACCGAGCGGATGCGTAACGTCCGCCGCAGCCTCCACGCCAACCCCGAACTCAGCCGCGAGGAATATCAGACCACCCGGTTCCTCGCCGACAGGCTCGCCGAGACGGGGATACCTTTCTCGATCGTCCCCTCGCGCCGGGGGATTCTCGCGGGGACTCTTCACGAGGCTCAGGGCCCGCTCGTCGCCTTTCGGGCCGACATCGACGCTCTGCCAATCCCGGACGCCAAGGACGTTTCTTACCACTCGACACGAGACGGCGTCATGCACGCCTGCGGCCATGACGCTCACACCGCGATGGCCCTCGCGGCGGCGGAGGCGCTCTGGGATTGCCGTGGAGCCTTGCCGGCCTCATGCTCCTGGCGTGCTGTCTTCCAGCCGGCGGAGGAGGTTGGCGAGGGGGCCTATGAAATGGTCGCTGCCGGCGCGATGGTCGGCGTCAAGGCGATCACCGCACTGCACGTCGACCCTGAACGGCAGGTGGGACGCGTCGGCTGTCGTTCCCATGAGTTGACCGCGTTCTGCCACGACCTCAACGTGACCGTTCGGGGCGTCGGAGGCCATGCGGCCCGGCCGCACCTCTCCCGAGACCCACTTCTGGCCGCGGCTCAGTTCATCACGACCGTCTACCAATCGATCCCGCGCAGCGTTGACTCCCGCGACCCCACGGTCGTGACCTTCGGCGCGATCCAGGCTGGGTCGAGTTGCAACGTCATCCCTGAGGAAGTCGTGCTCAAAGGGACAATCCGAACGCTCTCGCGACCGGCCTCCCAGCGGGTGGCCGAGCGGTTGCAACAGATCGCGGACGGCCTCGGCGCAGCCACCGAAACTCAATTCGAGCTGAGTTTGAACAACAGCACCGACGGCGTCTACAACGACCCCGAGGTCACCGCCGTCTGTCGACGCGCGGCCGTCGAGGTGGTTGGGGCGGAGAACCTCGACGAGATCCGCTTCCCCAGCATGGGGGGCGAGGATTTCTCGGGCTACCTGACCCAGGCGCCCGGTTGCCTGCTTCGCCTGGGGACGGCCGGGCCCGACGCCCCTGTGCACCACCTGCATTCCCCCTCGTTCGACATCGACGAGCACGCACTGGTTTTTGGGGCGAAGATTCTGGCGCGTTCCACGGTTCTCATGGCCGATCGGTTCGCGGGGATTGGGGAACCCAGGCGGGATTCATGA
- a CDS encoding carbon storage regulator, producing the protein MERLYIGDDVCITVVRLEGGQVRLGIEAPREVAVVRAELLPERGTRRSRVDGADEESITRPQASARGIDIQRRGRFR; encoded by the coding sequence ATGGAACGGCTCTACATCGGCGACGACGTGTGCATTACCGTCGTCCGCCTGGAGGGCGGCCAGGTCCGGCTGGGGATCGAGGCCCCGCGCGAGGTGGCCGTGGTCCGAGCCGAACTCCTGCCGGAGCGAGGAACGCGCCGCTCCCGCGTCGACGGCGCCGACGAGGAGTCGATTACGCGCCCACAAGCCTCGGCTCGTGGAATCGATATCCAACGCCGCGGACGGTTTCGATGA
- the arfB gene encoding alternative ribosome rescue aminoacyl-tRNA hydrolase ArfB, producing MIVVNDRVSLEEAELDFEFIRSSGPGGQNVNKVSTAVRLRFDATNSPSLPEDVRRRLLTLAGRRIGGDGFLTILAQTARTQDANRREAVDRLVELIAKACERPKPRRPSRPTLGSQKRRLESKRKHSETKSRRRDSNSSDD from the coding sequence ATGATCGTGGTCAATGACCGAGTTTCGCTGGAGGAGGCGGAGCTCGACTTCGAGTTCATCCGTTCGTCGGGCCCCGGCGGTCAGAACGTGAACAAGGTCTCGACGGCCGTTCGGCTGCGTTTCGACGCGACCAACTCGCCCTCGCTGCCGGAGGACGTGCGTCGCCGTTTGCTGACTCTGGCCGGCCGTCGGATCGGCGGCGACGGCTTCTTGACGATCCTCGCCCAGACCGCGCGAACTCAGGACGCCAACCGCCGCGAGGCCGTCGATCGCCTCGTCGAGTTGATTGCCAAGGCCTGTGAGCGTCCCAAGCCGCGTCGCCCGTCCAGGCCGACCCTCGGCTCTCAGAAACGTCGACTGGAATCGAAGCGAAAGCATAGCGAGACCAAATCCAGGCGGCGGGACAGCAACTCGTCCGACGATTGA
- a CDS encoding response regulator produces the protein MPKPKILIVEDERSLVEVLRINLEREGYETTVASDGVEGLRQARLKSPDLIVLDLMLPLKGGLDVCRELKSDAKTKDIPVVMVTARAEESDQLVGFATGADDYVTKPYSMKVLIQRIKKELRRAQAREEAPAAAQVSSQGVMIDRHSHRAFFRDQELTLTPTEFRLLEVLLRQTGRAFTRYELMDAAIGEDAVVLERTIDVHVKSLRKKLGEAGDLIETVRGVGYRFHEPRLVGA, from the coding sequence ATGCCGAAGCCCAAGATCCTGATCGTTGAGGACGAGCGATCGCTCGTCGAAGTTCTTCGCATCAACCTGGAACGAGAAGGCTACGAGACGACCGTGGCGTCCGACGGGGTTGAGGGGCTCCGCCAAGCGCGGCTGAAATCCCCCGACCTGATCGTGCTCGACCTCATGTTGCCTCTCAAGGGGGGCCTGGACGTCTGCCGCGAGTTGAAGTCGGATGCGAAGACGAAGGACATTCCCGTCGTCATGGTCACGGCTCGCGCGGAGGAGTCGGACCAGCTCGTCGGCTTCGCCACCGGTGCCGACGACTACGTGACGAAGCCCTACAGCATGAAGGTCCTGATCCAGAGGATCAAAAAGGAGCTGAGGCGGGCGCAGGCTCGCGAGGAGGCTCCGGCCGCAGCGCAGGTTTCCAGCCAGGGCGTGATGATCGACCGCCACAGCCACCGGGCCTTCTTTCGCGACCAGGAGCTGACGCTCACCCCAACGGAGTTCCGCCTCCTGGAGGTGCTACTGCGTCAGACGGGTCGCGCGTTCACGCGCTATGAGCTAATGGACGCCGCCATTGGCGAGGACGCCGTGGTCCTGGAGCGGACGATCGACGTCCACGTCAAGAGTCTTCGCAAGAAGCTGGGCGAGGCCGGCGACCTCATCGAAACCGTCCGCGGCGTTGGATATCGATTCCACGAGCCGAGGCTTGTGGGCGCGTAA
- a CDS encoding glycosyltransferase, translating to MSDRSDGPALSVVIPARNEAALLGETLESVLRAIDEFAAPGDVEVVVVDDGSSDGTPALLEQYAADHGVVVVKCEVRGAARARNLGVRRARGRILVFLDADTHPPADGLRRIATLCDEHGFEAGITRLGALDGGLRARCWWGFWNTVRRLPLPRAKAMPACMFCTREAFDEFGPFDERVAIGEEWPILAGLYRARPRRFVYDRSRVALSSGRRMELQRWGYLRTFLKYGWAIVSFRGRVHYHDQIRHAAPQVDVG from the coding sequence ATGTCTGATCGCTCCGACGGGCCGGCCCTGTCTGTGGTGATTCCGGCTCGTAACGAAGCGGCGCTTCTTGGGGAGACCCTGGAATCGGTCCTGCGAGCGATCGACGAGTTCGCCGCGCCGGGGGATGTCGAAGTGGTCGTCGTCGACGACGGCAGCAGTGATGGCACTCCCGCCTTGCTTGAGCAATATGCGGCCGATCACGGGGTTGTGGTGGTGAAGTGCGAGGTTCGAGGCGCGGCCCGGGCGCGGAACCTCGGGGTCAGGCGAGCGCGAGGGAGGATCCTGGTCTTTCTCGACGCCGATACGCATCCCCCCGCTGATGGACTTCGACGGATCGCGACGCTCTGCGACGAGCACGGATTCGAGGCTGGAATCACGAGACTCGGGGCGCTCGACGGCGGCCTGCGGGCGCGTTGCTGGTGGGGCTTCTGGAACACCGTCCGACGGCTTCCACTCCCCCGCGCCAAGGCGATGCCCGCCTGCATGTTTTGCACGAGGGAGGCGTTTGATGAATTCGGCCCCTTTGACGAGCGCGTCGCCATCGGCGAGGAGTGGCCGATCCTCGCGGGCCTTTACCGTGCACGCCCTCGCCGCTTCGTCTACGATCGTTCCAGGGTCGCCCTGAGCTCCGGGCGTCGGATGGAACTCCAGCGCTGGGGATATCTGCGGACGTTCCTGAAGTACGGGTGGGCGATCGTCAGCTTTCGGGGGCGAGTCCACTACCACGACCAGATCCGCCACGCGGCTCCGCAGGTCGACGTGGGTTAG
- a CDS encoding PstS family phosphate ABC transporter substrate-binding protein yields MRPWPELVRLPILTTLVGCLAGCGSGGGLTSPAPTIVVDGSSTVFRISKAAQEAFASVDPDVTVVVDNHGTGGGFGRYLQGEVDIVDASRDAKPDEKEKAWSQALEWTRFVVGYDGITLAVNAKNDFARSITVDQLKKLWEADSKVVTWKDLDPSWPDRKIVLYSPDNDSGTFEFFVEAILGKGKHPRDGVQQSSDDNILVNGVVGDPDGLGYFGYAYYADNKERLKALAVQAGAEAPPVAPSPETIADKSYKPLSRPLYIFVKNSSTKRPEMASFLSYYLDNVSTLAVTGRYDPPTPEDIEANKAALASLTAKSGDDAAQAVAKPSTP; encoded by the coding sequence ATGCGGCCTTGGCCTGAACTTGTGCGGCTTCCGATTCTGACGACGCTTGTGGGCTGCCTCGCCGGCTGCGGTTCGGGGGGCGGGCTTACGTCCCCGGCGCCGACGATTGTGGTCGACGGCTCCAGCACGGTTTTCCGCATTAGCAAGGCGGCGCAGGAGGCGTTCGCGAGCGTCGACCCCGACGTGACGGTCGTGGTCGACAACCACGGCACCGGCGGCGGTTTCGGCCGATACCTCCAGGGGGAGGTCGACATCGTCGACGCCTCCCGCGACGCCAAGCCCGACGAGAAGGAGAAGGCGTGGAGTCAGGCCCTGGAATGGACCCGCTTCGTCGTCGGCTACGACGGAATCACGCTCGCGGTGAATGCCAAGAACGATTTCGCTCGCTCGATCACCGTCGATCAATTGAAGAAGTTGTGGGAGGCGGACTCCAAGGTCGTGACCTGGAAGGATCTTGATCCCTCGTGGCCGGATCGCAAGATCGTCCTCTACTCGCCTGACAACGACTCCGGGACGTTCGAGTTCTTCGTCGAGGCGATTCTCGGCAAGGGGAAGCACCCGCGCGATGGCGTGCAGCAAAGTTCCGACGACAACATCCTGGTCAACGGCGTGGTCGGGGATCCGGACGGTCTCGGCTACTTCGGCTATGCTTACTACGCGGATAACAAGGAACGCCTCAAGGCTCTCGCGGTTCAGGCCGGAGCCGAGGCGCCTCCCGTGGCTCCCAGCCCTGAGACGATCGCCGACAAGTCCTACAAGCCTCTCTCGCGACCGCTCTACATCTTCGTCAAGAACTCGTCGACGAAGCGGCCCGAGATGGCGAGTTTCTTGAGCTACTATCTCGACAATGTCTCGACTCTCGCCGTGACGGGGCGGTACGATCCTCCCACCCCGGAAGACATCGAGGCGAACAAGGCCGCCCTGGCGAGCCTGACCGCTAAGTCCGGGGACGACGCCGCCCAGGCGGTCGCCAAGCCGTCTACCCCCTGA
- a CDS encoding glycosyltransferase family 25 protein, producing MPILDCFSRAYVINLPQRGDRRKETRAMFERVGLEGWRDRVEFFPAVKPDSPGGFPNIGSRGCFLSHLGILKRVQAEGAGDVLIMEDDLEIADDFVRQGDVIREILRREPWGFAYFGHQLESFEDGAEEPLRPFTGPIRTTHFLAIRGDVVPRVVDCLEAILQRPPGSPDGGPMHVDGAYSWFRNLNPDVLTLVAAPNLGFQRSSASDITTAWFDRIPGLRSAAEAGRWVKRRVRR from the coding sequence ATGCCCATCCTCGACTGCTTCAGCCGGGCCTACGTCATCAACCTGCCGCAACGAGGCGACCGCCGGAAAGAGACGCGGGCCATGTTCGAGCGCGTCGGCCTTGAAGGCTGGCGTGATCGCGTCGAGTTCTTTCCCGCAGTGAAACCCGACTCGCCGGGAGGCTTCCCCAACATCGGCTCTCGGGGCTGCTTTCTCAGCCATCTCGGCATCCTAAAGCGGGTGCAGGCTGAGGGAGCCGGCGACGTCTTGATCATGGAGGACGACCTGGAGATCGCCGACGATTTCGTGCGTCAGGGCGACGTCATCCGGGAGATCCTCCGTCGCGAGCCCTGGGGATTCGCCTACTTCGGCCATCAGCTTGAATCGTTCGAGGACGGTGCGGAGGAACCTCTTCGTCCGTTCACTGGGCCGATCCGCACGACGCATTTCCTGGCGATTCGCGGCGACGTGGTTCCGCGCGTCGTCGACTGCCTGGAGGCCATCCTGCAGCGTCCCCCGGGATCGCCCGACGGGGGACCGATGCACGTCGACGGAGCCTACTCCTGGTTCCGGAACCTCAACCCCGACGTGCTCACGCTCGTCGCGGCTCCGAATCTCGGCTTCCAACGTAGTTCAGCCAGCGATATTACGACGGCGTGGTTCGACCGGATTCCGGGCCTTCGCTCGGCGGCCGAGGCCGGCCGCTGGGTCAAGCGCCGAGTCCGCCGCTGA
- the pstB gene encoding phosphate ABC transporter ATP-binding protein PstB: MSAPTTSPTPASSAASTPEAVLQTIGLHVWYGPSLALKGVDIAIPRHKITALIGPSGCGKSTLLRCFNRMNDLIADARMEGEIRFDGESITGPKIDAVGLRRRIGMVFQKPNPFPKSIYNNIAWGARINGYRGDMDELVERSLRRAALWDEVKTKIHRSGLELSGGQQQRLCIARTLAVEPEVILMDEPCSALDPISTARVEDLMDDLKDDYTIVIVTHNMAQARRVSDFTACLMPDEDAAAGHRTGILVEFSPTDVLFTNPRDSRTEAYITGRIG; this comes from the coding sequence ATGAGCGCCCCGACCACGTCCCCGACGCCGGCCTCTTCCGCCGCCTCCACCCCGGAGGCCGTGCTCCAGACCATCGGCCTCCACGTATGGTACGGTCCGTCGCTGGCGCTCAAGGGGGTCGACATCGCGATTCCCCGGCACAAGATCACGGCCTTGATCGGGCCATCCGGCTGCGGCAAAAGCACCCTGCTGCGCTGCTTCAACCGGATGAACGACCTGATCGCGGACGCCCGGATGGAGGGGGAAATCCGATTCGACGGAGAGTCGATCACCGGCCCGAAGATCGACGCTGTGGGACTTCGGCGACGGATCGGAATGGTCTTCCAGAAGCCCAATCCTTTCCCGAAGAGCATCTACAACAACATCGCCTGGGGCGCGAGGATCAACGGCTACCGCGGCGACATGGATGAACTGGTCGAGCGATCGCTCCGCCGGGCTGCCTTGTGGGACGAGGTCAAAACCAAGATCCACCGCTCTGGACTGGAACTCTCCGGCGGCCAGCAGCAGAGGCTCTGCATCGCCCGAACGCTGGCCGTGGAGCCCGAGGTCATCCTCATGGACGAGCCGTGCTCCGCGCTCGACCCGATCTCGACGGCCCGCGTCGAGGATCTGATGGACGATTTGAAGGACGACTACACCATCGTCATCGTCACCCACAACATGGCCCAGGCCCGCCGCGTCAGCGACTTCACCGCCTGTCTCATGCCCGACGAAGACGCCGCCGCCGGCCACCGCACGGGCATCCTCGTCGAGTTCAGCCCCACCGACGTCCTCTTCACGAACCCCAGGGATTCGAGGACCGAGGCCTACATCACTGGGCGCATCGGCTGA